The genomic window TCGGTAGAAAAGGCTATGAAAAATGCCTGGACACAGTTGGAGATTGTAGCAGACGTGCGATCGCTTTCTATCGATACCCAAGGAGCAAACGTTAATGCTCATTAGGGTGTAAGGAACTTTTTAACCTTAACATTACTCATTTAATTTTGACTTAGCTTAACTTAATAAATTAGCCTTAATGGTTAAAGTTAATAATGACATGATACAACAAGAGCTTTTTAAGCAATATAAAAAAGAAATCGAGAGACTAAATTGCGAGTCGCCTAAAAGTTTGAATCTTTGGAATGCTATTTATTTTTTTATTCCATGGTACAGAAGCGTCCAACCTGGTGCTAATCCATTAGATGATGAAATTCCTTGGATTAGTTTTGCTGCTATTGCTTTTCTAAAAAAAAAGTTGAATAAAAAAATGCGAGTTTACGAATATGGTGTAGGGGGGTCTACTATTTTTTTTGCCAAAAGAGTAAAAGAAGTCATTTCTTGTGAACATGATCCTCATTGGGGAAAAAAAGTTATTAAGCGTTTAAAAAAACTCAACTATAAAAATTATAATATTGAAATTCGAGAACCGATTTTAAATTCTGAAGGACTAGATAGAAATCCATCAGATGTTAACTCTTATATTTCCAGTTCTCCTGATTTAAAAAATTACAGTTTTCAAGACTATGTTGAAAGCATAGAACAATATCCTGATGAATATTTTGATGTAGTTTTAATTGATGGAAGAGCTAGACCCTCTTGTCTGAAACACACCTTAAATAAGATTAAGAAAAATGGATATATTATTCTAGACAATGCGGAGAGACAAAATTATTCAGAGGCTTGCGCTATGGTAGATAATAAAAATTATCCTAGATGGGATTTTTATAGTCCAGGACCTTATAATCTCTATTTTTGGAAAACTTGTATTTGGAAAAAGAGTAATTAATTAAGAGAAAAATGATATGACAGCAAGTTATTATGATCGGTCATTTGCCTTAAATAATCTTGATTTAAAACTAAAAGAATACTTGGATTTTGGTCGTGGTTTTTTTATAGAAGCAGGAGGCAATGATGGTATTGCACAATCGAATACGCTCTATTTTGAAAAACATTGGAAATGGAAAGGTATTTTAATTGAACCCATTCCTGAACTTGCTGAAAAATGTAAAATTAACCGACCTAATTGTATTGTTGAAAACTGTGCTTTAGTACCATTTGACTATGATAAATCTGATATTGATATGTATTATTGTAATTTAGTATCAATGGTCAAAGGCGCGCAAAAAACAGAAGAAGCAGAATTACAACATATTCAAAGAGGGTGTGAAGTTCAACAAATCAAGTCTTATGAATTAAAAGTACCGGCTAGAACATTAACCTCTATTCTCGATCAGTATGGAGTTAAAAATATTGATTTATTATCTTTAGATGTAGAAGGATTTGAGTTAAATGCTCTAAAAGGTCTTGATTTTGAGCGTTATCAGCCTAATTTTTTATTGATTGAAGCACGTTTTCGGCAAGAAATTGATGATTTTTTAGCTCCTTTATATGAACCGATTGCCAATCTATCTCATCATGATGTTTTGTACAAGTCAAAGAAAAAAATTAAAGAAGAAAATAATTTTCAACTATATACCCCTGTTGTTTTTATTATTTTTAAGCGTCCTGATGTAACTCAAGCAGTCTTTAATAAAATTGCTCAAGCAAAACCACCAAAGTTATTAGTAATAGCAGATGGTCCTCGTTCTACTGAAGAAGCTCATCTCTGTGAAGAAACTCGTTCAATTATTAATCAAGTAGATTGGGAATGCGAAGTCTTAACTAATTATTCTGATAATAATTTAGGGTGTAAAAAGAGAGTGTCTAGTGGGCTAGATTGGGTTTTTTCTGAGGTAGAAGAAGCAATAATTTTAGAAGATGATTGTCTTCCTTCAATATCATTTTTTCAATTCTGTCAAACCCTTCTAAACTATTACAGAAATGATGAACGAATTTGGTTAATTAGTGGTAATAATTTTCAAGGGGGACAAATAAGAACTGATTATAGTTATTATTTTTCAAGATATCCTCATAATTGGGGTTGGGCAACCTGGAGAAGAGCTTGGAAACATTTTGATCTAGAGATGAAATTTTGGACACAATGTAAGGAACTGAAACTTCTTGAAACAATTTTTGAAGATCCTTATGAACAAGACTACTGGTTAGATATTCTAGAAAAAACTCATAATAATTTAATTGATAGTTGGGCTTATATCTGGGGGTACACTTGTTGGATCAACAATGGTTTAACCATACTTCCTGAAGTAAATTTAGTTTCTAATATAGGGTTTGGGGAAGATGCTACTCATACAAAAGATATTAATAATCCTTTGGCTAATATTTCAGTTAGTAATATTATAAATATTGAACATCCACCTTACTTATGTCGACATCTAGAAGCTGATGCTTATAGCTTTAATCATATTTTTGGAGGTCAACAAATGAAGCAATTAATTAAACAGCTACAAGAAGAACTGAATCAAGCACACAACACAATTCAGAAACTTAGTGAGGAAAATAGTCAAACTAAAACTCAGTTACAAAATAGACAAACTGAGCTAGAGCAAAATGATATTAAAATCAAACAAACCCAAAATCAACTAATATTAATTAATAGTCAATTGCAACAAATGCAAACCCAACTACAACAAGCCCAAGCACAGATAATAGCAATGGAATCTAGTAAATTTTGGAAACTACGGACCCAATGGTTAAAACTCAAAAAAAAATTAAGGTTGTCTGTAAAATAGACTTCATAGGCCTAACTTTGAATTCAATTCGATTAAAATCTTAAATACTTTATGAATTAATTACTTTAATATTTAACTATATTCGTTCAAAATTCTATGCAATGAGGAGTTCCAAAAAATGACAAATCATTTTGAAAAATTACAACAAGAAATTGATCAACAAACGGAAATTATTCAACAAGCTGAAAACGTTATTCTTGAATTACAAGACAAGTTACTGTTAGCTCAAGAATTAATTAGTGCAAGGGAAACGAGTAAATTCTGGAAACTGCGACAGAAGTGGTTTCACTTCAAAAAGAAATTGGGATTAGTTCAAGATGAACAACAAATCAATTGGCGTGAACAACTTGCCCTACCATCCCCTCTTGAGTTACCCAAAATGGTTGTTAATATGCCAGAAGTATACTTTTCCTCTGAGAAATATGATTCTGCTCAAGAGTATATACAACCTGATCTTGACCCCTCTCCTGTAGATTTACATTTTCAATATCTTCAATCTCAAGTTAAACCGTTTACCTTAGTTGGCACTGAAAGGATGCAAAGCCTTTATAATTTATCTCAACGAATTGAAATAGAAAAGATTCCTGGAGATGTGATTGAATGTGGTGTGTGTAATGGGGGAACTGCAGCAATTCTTGCTCACTTTGCTACTAGGTCATTCAATTATAATCGTACAGTTTGGCTCTTTGATTCTTTTGCAGGAATGCCAAAAACGACCGAAGAAGATGAAGAAGAAGCTAAAAAATATATTGGCAAAGATGTGGGGGACTTCAACAACGTTTTAACTATTCTTAATCTTGTCAATAGTGATATGACTAAAGTCAAAATTATAGAAGGATGGTTTGAAAATACGTTTCCAAAAGTTCATATTCCAGAAATTGCTTTACTTAATATTGATGCTGATTGGTATGCTTCAGTTAAATTTTGTCTTGAGACTTTTTATGATTTTGTTGTTCCTGGTGGTTTTATTTCCTTTGATGATTACGGACATTGGCCAGGATGCCGTAAAGCAGTTGATGAGTTTTTTAAGGAACGACAGTTATCTTATAAGCTCCATGAGGTAGATTATACAGCGCGATGGATTCAAAAAGTTTAATACTATCTTACTTGCAACTAACAACAATTTAACAACTTAGAGGAACTATTAATTAAAATTATGCCTACAATAGATTGGCTCAAACAAGAGTTTGATTATGGATACGATAGTGGTGATGTTTTATCGTTAGTCCCTAACGAAACCAGAATACAAGAAGAAAAACGAATTGGAGGTTCATATAGAGAAGTTTTTCTCAAAGCTATTCTGCCTAATCTCAAGCCCGATTCAAAAGTCTTAGAGTTAGGCCCCGGAAAAGGTTCTTGGTCAAAAGCAATTTTGAACTATATTCCTGATGGAGAATTGCAAGTGCTTGACTTTCAAGATGTTAAGCCATGGCTCAAACCAGCAACTTATGGAAGAAGATTGACTTGTCATATAGTTGAAGATAATTCTTTCTCTAAGTTAGCAGATAACTATTTTGATTTTTTTTGGTCTTTTGGTGTTTTATGTCACAATAATGTGGAAAATATTGCAGAAATTCTAAAAAACTCTCTACCAAAGCTTAAACCCGGTTCTCTTGCTATTCATCAGTATGCTGATTGGAATAAATTAGATACTTATGGCTGGGAAAAAGGAGGGGTTCCACTTTTCTTTCAACAACAGTCTGATGATCAGATATGGTGGCCTCGCAATAATCGAGCAACGATGGAATCGATTGCTCAACAAGCAGGATGGAGTGTTATTGTTGCTGACCTGGGACTACTTCAGCGAGATTCAATGATTGTTTTACGTCGTCTTGAATAAACTTTTTATCACTGTTACGAATGAAAGAATACTATGAAATATCTTAATTTAGGCTGTGGTTCTCACTTTCATCCTGACTGGACAAATGTTGATTTTGTCTCTACCCAAGAAGGAATCATAGCCCATGATTTACGGCAAGGAATTCCCTTTGAAGATGCTTCTTTTGATGTGGTGTATCACTCCCATGTTTTAGAACATTTTTCTCAACGAGAAGGGAAACGATTTTTAGAAGAGTGTCATCGGGTTTTACGTCCTTATGGTTTAATTCGGGTGGTTGTCCCTGACTTAGAACAAATTGCCAAACTATACCTCAAAGCTTTAGAAAAAGCGAGTCAAGGGTCATTAGAATGGGCTGCAAATTATCATTGGATTCTCCTAGAAATGTTTGATCAAGTTGCCCGTCATCAATCTGGGGGTGAAATGGCGGCCTATTTAGCTGATGAAACCATTCCTAATGAGTCTTTTGTTATCAAACGCATTGGTGCGGAAGGAGAAAATTTAATTAAGCTGTTACGTCCCCTAAAAAGTCAGTTACAGCCTCCTTTATCTTTTAATCCTGAAACTGATGATCTTGAAGAAACAGCCTTAAAAATTGGTAAATTTCGTCTTGGGGGAGAAGTTCATCAATGGATGTATGATCGTTATTCTTTGCAACGTCTTTTAACTAAAACAGGTTTTTCTGATTTTAAAGTATGTCAAGCCAATGAGTCGAACATCCCTGATTTTAAGCAATTTGGCTTAGATGTTCAACCAGATGGTCGAGTGCGTAAACCCGACTCTTTATTTGTAGAAGCGATTAAATCTCGTCCCAACCAATGGCAACAAGCTTATATTCCCACTATGGAAAATACACAAACCCTTAAAATCCTTCAATTAAATACCGTTGATATTGCTGGAGGAGCAGCAAGAGCGGCCTATCGCTTACACAAAGGACTCCAACAAGCTAAGCAACATTCTCTAATGTTAGTGAATAAAAAATATTCAACGGATGAAACGGTTTGTTTGGTGCAATCTTTACCTGATGCAGAAACCTCTCAACAAATAGGAGCAACTACATTACAAACCTTTTATATCAATGAAAATCGGACTAATATTTCTAATACCTTATTCAGTTTTCCCTATCCTGGTTGGGATGTCAGTCAAGTCGAAGAAGTCCAAGAAGCTGACATTATCCAATTACATTGGGTCGCTATGTTTCAATCTCCTCAAACTGTAAAACAGTTGAGTAGCTTAGGAAAGCCTATGGTTTGGACACTCCATGATATGTGGGCTTTTACAGGAGGGTGTCATTACGCAGCAGGATGTGAGGGTTATCAATCAAGTTGTGAAAATTGTCCCCAATTAAAAGAGGATACATTTGGTTTAGCGCAAGCCATTTTACAAGATAAATTAGATATTTTATCAGGTCTAAATCTGACTATTGTTACTCCTAGTCATTGGTTAGCTGATTGTGTGCGTAAAAGTGCTTTATTTAAACATCAGCGTATTGAAGTCATTCCAAATGGTATTGAAACGGATATATTTATTCCCATTCCTAAAGCAAAAGCCAAAGAAAGTTTAGGCATTAAACCCAATACCTTTACGTTACTCATTGGGGCAGATAACGGTAATGAAAAGCGTAAAGGATTTGAGGAAATGTTAAAAGCTCTTTCAGTTTGTCTTGAAGATGAAAAATTTTCTCAGGCTGTGCAACAAGAACAAGTGAAATTATTATGTTTTGGATTACCTAATGACGAACTTAATTCCCTTGATATTCCTGTTGTTTCATTAGGGCAAATTAATTCCGATGAAAAATTAGCAGAAGTGTATTCATCAGCTGATATTTTTGTCTTACCTTCTCTAGAAGATAATCTCCCCAATACTATGTTAGAGTCTATGAGTTGTGGCACACCAGTTATAGGTTTTGAAGTCGGTGGTTTGCCAGATGTGGTTAAAGAAAATGTAACGGGTAATTTAGTCCCTTTGGAGAATTCGTCTGCTTTAGCACAGGTGATTTTAAGTTATTTTAGAAGTCCTCAAAAAGTAGAAGATATTGGTAAAAATTGTCGTCAACTGCTCGAAGAAAACTATTCTCTCTCAGTACAAGCACAAGCTTATTTAAAGCTGTATCAAGATTTATTAGCCCATCAAACACCTTTAAGTTATGCTGATTCTAAACAACGGTTATCATCTGAAGCTTCTTTGTCGTCTTTAGATACAACCCTAGAAGGAATTTATGTACCGATTGAAACAGAATTTAACTCTATTTCTGGATCTATCTTTGAGTCTGTTTTACGTTATGCTTTATCACAGAAATTAGCGGAAGCTCAAGACCAAGTTAAAAACCTTTTAGTAGAAAAACATAATCATATTCAACTGATTGGAGAATTGCGTGAAGAAGTTAAAGAACTAACAGTACAATTACAACTAAGTCAAATTGAAAAAGAATCATTACAACAGATTATTGATCAAAGAGACTTAACCATAGAAGATATTAAAGAACAACTGCATCGTAGTGAAAACAATCGACTCGATTTGTTACAGAAAATTGATCAACTACAAGAAAATCTTAATATCAGTCAAGCCACTATTGAAGGAATGGAAAGTAGTAAGTTTTGGCAATTAAGGATGCGCTTGGTTGCTCTTAAACAATTCCTTAAATTGAAAAGAACAGATTAATAAGAAATAAAACCCGTGTAACCGAGTTTTATCCTAATGTCGTCAGAATACCACATCTTCTCAAAAAGTTGGGAAAGATAGAGAATGGACTTGCCCAGAATGCCATACACATCACGATAGGGACATAAACGCCTGTTGGAATTTGCTTCAATTCTCTGATTCAAAAATACCGTTGGAAGAACGGAAATCTACGCCTAACCAAACTGTTGAAATGCAGTGCATCAAGAGCGTTAGTTCTTGAGGGTAGGAAGCCCCACTCTCAACGGAGTAGGGTGGGGTACTTCACTTCTATAGTCTAACCATGATTTTTAATGTTAGAGTCATACGTCATCAATGGGTAAACCTAACTTTTGTTTCACACTAAACCATTTACCCCGTAATTTCCAGAATTTACTGGTTTTCATTGCTTCT from Crocosphaera subtropica ATCC 51142 includes these protein-coding regions:
- a CDS encoding FkbM family methyltransferase — translated: MTASYYDRSFALNNLDLKLKEYLDFGRGFFIEAGGNDGIAQSNTLYFEKHWKWKGILIEPIPELAEKCKINRPNCIVENCALVPFDYDKSDIDMYYCNLVSMVKGAQKTEEAELQHIQRGCEVQQIKSYELKVPARTLTSILDQYGVKNIDLLSLDVEGFELNALKGLDFERYQPNFLLIEARFRQEIDDFLAPLYEPIANLSHHDVLYKSKKKIKEENNFQLYTPVVFIIFKRPDVTQAVFNKIAQAKPPKLLVIADGPRSTEEAHLCEETRSIINQVDWECEVLTNYSDNNLGCKKRVSSGLDWVFSEVEEAIILEDDCLPSISFFQFCQTLLNYYRNDERIWLISGNNFQGGQIRTDYSYYFSRYPHNWGWATWRRAWKHFDLEMKFWTQCKELKLLETIFEDPYEQDYWLDILEKTHNNLIDSWAYIWGYTCWINNGLTILPEVNLVSNIGFGEDATHTKDINNPLANISVSNIINIEHPPYLCRHLEADAYSFNHIFGGQQMKQLIKQLQEELNQAHNTIQKLSEENSQTKTQLQNRQTELEQNDIKIKQTQNQLILINSQLQQMQTQLQQAQAQIIAMESSKFWKLRTQWLKLKKKLRLSVK
- a CDS encoding TylF/MycF/NovP-related O-methyltransferase → MTNHFEKLQQEIDQQTEIIQQAENVILELQDKLLLAQELISARETSKFWKLRQKWFHFKKKLGLVQDEQQINWREQLALPSPLELPKMVVNMPEVYFSSEKYDSAQEYIQPDLDPSPVDLHFQYLQSQVKPFTLVGTERMQSLYNLSQRIEIEKIPGDVIECGVCNGGTAAILAHFATRSFNYNRTVWLFDSFAGMPKTTEEDEEEAKKYIGKDVGDFNNVLTILNLVNSDMTKVKIIEGWFENTFPKVHIPEIALLNIDADWYASVKFCLETFYDFVVPGGFISFDDYGHWPGCRKAVDEFFKERQLSYKLHEVDYTARWIQKV
- a CDS encoding methyltransferase domain-containing protein, with translation MPTIDWLKQEFDYGYDSGDVLSLVPNETRIQEEKRIGGSYREVFLKAILPNLKPDSKVLELGPGKGSWSKAILNYIPDGELQVLDFQDVKPWLKPATYGRRLTCHIVEDNSFSKLADNYFDFFWSFGVLCHNNVENIAEILKNSLPKLKPGSLAIHQYADWNKLDTYGWEKGGVPLFFQQQSDDQIWWPRNNRATMESIAQQAGWSVIVADLGLLQRDSMIVLRRLE
- a CDS encoding glycosyltransferase encodes the protein MKYLNLGCGSHFHPDWTNVDFVSTQEGIIAHDLRQGIPFEDASFDVVYHSHVLEHFSQREGKRFLEECHRVLRPYGLIRVVVPDLEQIAKLYLKALEKASQGSLEWAANYHWILLEMFDQVARHQSGGEMAAYLADETIPNESFVIKRIGAEGENLIKLLRPLKSQLQPPLSFNPETDDLEETALKIGKFRLGGEVHQWMYDRYSLQRLLTKTGFSDFKVCQANESNIPDFKQFGLDVQPDGRVRKPDSLFVEAIKSRPNQWQQAYIPTMENTQTLKILQLNTVDIAGGAARAAYRLHKGLQQAKQHSLMLVNKKYSTDETVCLVQSLPDAETSQQIGATTLQTFYINENRTNISNTLFSFPYPGWDVSQVEEVQEADIIQLHWVAMFQSPQTVKQLSSLGKPMVWTLHDMWAFTGGCHYAAGCEGYQSSCENCPQLKEDTFGLAQAILQDKLDILSGLNLTIVTPSHWLADCVRKSALFKHQRIEVIPNGIETDIFIPIPKAKAKESLGIKPNTFTLLIGADNGNEKRKGFEEMLKALSVCLEDEKFSQAVQQEQVKLLCFGLPNDELNSLDIPVVSLGQINSDEKLAEVYSSADIFVLPSLEDNLPNTMLESMSCGTPVIGFEVGGLPDVVKENVTGNLVPLENSSALAQVILSYFRSPQKVEDIGKNCRQLLEENYSLSVQAQAYLKLYQDLLAHQTPLSYADSKQRLSSEASLSSLDTTLEGIYVPIETEFNSISGSIFESVLRYALSQKLAEAQDQVKNLLVEKHNHIQLIGELREEVKELTVQLQLSQIEKESLQQIIDQRDLTIEDIKEQLHRSENNRLDLLQKIDQLQENLNISQATIEGMESSKFWQLRMRLVALKQFLKLKRTD